The proteins below are encoded in one region of Vibrio sp. ED004:
- the pseF gene encoding pseudaminic acid cytidylyltransferase — MKIAIIPARGGSKRIPRKNIKPFHGKPMIAYSIEAAVASGCFDKVIVSTDDTEIAEVAEQYGAEVPFLRPANISDDYATTMDVMHHAITWCMDNGWTVDAVCCLYATAPFVTPEYLKQGFDKLNKGLFEFVFSAATFPFPIQRAIKISSGGAVSMFSPENEQARSQDLEEAYHDAGQFYWGKADAFLEKKAIFADHSSVVLLPRSRVQDIDTNEDWDLAEALYSALK, encoded by the coding sequence ATGAAAATTGCAATTATCCCTGCACGTGGTGGCAGTAAACGCATTCCTCGTAAAAACATTAAACCTTTTCATGGTAAACCTATGATTGCTTACTCTATTGAAGCGGCGGTTGCTTCGGGGTGCTTTGATAAGGTCATTGTTTCTACGGATGATACTGAGATCGCTGAGGTGGCTGAGCAGTATGGTGCAGAGGTACCTTTTTTACGCCCGGCTAACATATCTGATGATTATGCGACGACGATGGATGTGATGCATCACGCTATTACTTGGTGCATGGATAATGGCTGGACTGTAGATGCGGTTTGTTGTTTGTACGCGACCGCTCCTTTTGTAACGCCGGAATATCTTAAACAAGGTTTCGATAAGTTAAATAAAGGCTTATTTGAGTTTGTTTTTAGTGCTGCGACTTTTCCATTTCCGATTCAAAGAGCGATCAAAATTTCATCAGGAGGAGCTGTGTCAATGTTTTCTCCTGAAAATGAACAAGCCCGCTCTCAAGATCTAGAAGAAGCCTATCATGATGCTGGTCAATTCTATTGGGGAAAGGCCGATGCGTTTTTAGAGAAAAAAGCAATATTCGCGGATCATTCTAGTGTCGTTCTGTTACCTAGAAGTAGAGTTCAAGATATTGACACTAATGAA